The genomic window GACGCGGGTGGAAGCGCCAATGCTGGTTTAGGTGTCAACGGTTATATCAAATCATCCGGGTTTATCGCCGGCACCACCACTTTGGACTTGGCCGAAACCTACCCGCTTGATCCGAATTGTTCGGCTCTTGGAAATTGTCCGGCAGTGGGCGATGTGGTTTGCGCGAACGAGAAAAATGTTAATATACAAATTCCGGATCCGTCCAACCCATCTTCAACCATTGATACCGTAAACACTTTGTTTGTCATAGAAAAATGTTCAGCCACTTCAACCGACAACGCGATTGGTGTGGTTTCCGCCAATCCGGGCTTTGTCCTCGGTGGCTATGACTTGAACGATACTTTGAAATCCAAAAATCCGGGTTTGTATCCGTCAACTTATCAGCCGGTGGCCTTGTCCGGACGCGTGCCGGTTAATGTTTCACTGGAAAACGGTCCGATTAAAGCAGGGGACTTGCTTACTTCATCTGTCCAGCCGGGCGTGGCTGTGAAAGCGGTTGAACCGGGTCGTGTGATCGGTGTGGCTTTGGAATCTGCCAGCGCCACCAGCTCTGTGCCGACAATAAAAATGTTTGTCAACCCGCATTGGTCAGTTGGATCGCTCACCGAAGAACAGATCAGTAACGAATTGCCTGACTTCAGTGTACAAGGAATATTAGACAGCTTCACTGTGGCTGTGGAAAATAGTTTACGGAAATTGGGAATGCTGTTAAAGAATGGCGTAGCCACAGTCAAACAATTATTTGCCGATAAAGTGCAGACCAATCAACTGTGCGTTGGCGCTACTTGCGTAAACGAACAGCAATTGCAGGATTTATTAAACAAAACAAATACCCAGCCGGCCGCACCCGTGATTGAGACCCCGACAACAACTGAACCACCAGCTAGTACAACAACCCCTGTCGTTGAGACCCCGACAACAACCCCGCCAGTCACCGAACCTGTCGCGCCGGTCGTTGAGACCCCTCCGACTACAGAACCGGCTCCGCCAACAGAAGTAACTCCGCCACCGACCGAAGTAACTCCGCCACCAGCGGAACCAGCTCCAGTTGTGGTTGAACCCGCTCCAGCACCAGAACCTGCTCCTACTCCAGCCCCGGCCCCAGCTGATACCGGAACAGTAACTCCATAGCATGAAAAAATTATTCACAATTATTTCAATTTTTACCTTCATTCTAGCGATAGGCATAATTTTTGTGGTACTCAAGCCCGCCTCTGCCACAGTTCTCAACACACCTACCGTTAATTCCACCCTATCCAACGGCCTTGTCGGCTGGTGGACAATGGATGGAAAAGATTCCGATGCTGCAGCTTTTTTTGACAAAAGTGGAAGTGGAAATGTAGGAGTAAAAAACGGCGGAGTGGGAAGCGTTTCCGGTCAAATTGGGCAGGCGGCAGGTAGTTTTAATGGATCAAATTATCTTAATGCCGGTAATTCCTCCACTCTTAATCCTTCAATTATTACCATCACGGCGTGGATAAAAATAAAAACCATCGCCGCTAATAATAATACTATTTTAGTAAGAGGAGGCGCCGATTATTCGTTTGAAACAAATAATATCGGTGGTGGAAATGAAACATTGGCATTCTATCTCAACGGTTATAATGCTTTTCGTGGAAATACCGGTCTCACCAGAAATAAATGGAATTTTGTGGCCGTTTCTTATGATCCAAATTTGGCCAGTCAGAATATAAAGTTTTATCTTAATGGTGTTCCGGATGGAACCTCTGTAACCAGCAGTCCCATGGTTTCTACTGCCAATTATATTACTATTGGCGCCCGCGGTGGCGGTGCCGCTAATTTTAATTTGGATGACGTCCGTGTCTACAACCGCGCCCTATCCGCTTCCGAAATCCAGCAATTATATACACAAGGCGGTGGAAAGATAAATACAGCTGATTTGGTTAATGCCCAGCTTCGCAACGGGCTGGTTGGTTGGTGGACAATGGATGGAAAGGATGGTTCAACCGACAAAAGCGGACACAATCTTAATGGAACGAATACGGCGATAACAAAAGTGGCGGGCAAAATCGGCCAGGCGTATAAGTTTGATGGAACGACTTCTGCCGTAACTTTGCCGAGTTTTACCAATACCGCTGTAATCTCACGAACCGCTTGGATTAAAACAACCAGCACCGCTCAACAGGGCGTGTTAGACAATTATTCTAATGGCGCTGGAATATATTTTGGGTTAACCTCCGGAGTGGTATTTGTTTATCAAAATAGTGGGAACCCAACGGGAACAAGTGGAACTAGAACAGTCACTGATGGTAAATGGCATCATATCGCCTTTACTAATGATGGGACAGTATCTTCATTTTATTTAGACGGGATCTTTGATAGATCTACACCGCAAACATTAACAGCGCAGGCAAGCGTTGGCAGTATTGGATATGGCAGCGGTGCCGGCGGTTTTGCCGGCTCATTAGATGATATTAGAGAATATAACCGTGTTTTGTCCGCCACCGAAATTCAAGAACTATACAAACAAGGCGGGGGAAAGATAAACAAAACAGATTTGATCACAGCGCAACTGCGCAACGGGCTTGTTGGTTATTGGACCATGGATGGGAAAGATATTGACGCCGGTTCGGTTTTTGATAAAAGCGGGTTAGGAAATATTGGCACCAGAACTGGTGGCACAAAACTTGTTTCAGGTAAAATTGGGCAGGCGATGAACTTTAATGCTTCTGATACGGGGGTCAGTGTTGCCGGGTCATCAATAACGGGAACAAACGTCAGTCGCTTTGCCTGGATTAAAATTAAAAATACGGACCCTGCTACTTGTGGCGGAGGCCGTTGTGAAATTATAGGTGGAGTAGGATCGCCGTACAGTTTGCTTGAGTGGGATGGAAGTTTGTCGGTTTATGGGTATGGGTTTGACACGCCTGCGTGGGTGAGTGTTGCAACCACCCTGGTCGCCAACAGATGGTATCATGTTGGTTTTACTTATGACGGAACTCGTTTACGGATTTTCAAAAATGGCGTGGATATTGGCGGTAATAATAATGCCCCCGGAGCTATGGCGGCGATGGGATCTTTGTCTGTCGGTTATCTAAGTGGTGTTGGCAGATATTTTAATGGTTCTATTGATGATGTGCGCGCTTACAGTCGCGCCCTGTCCGCCACCGAAGTAATGCAGTTATATAAAATGGGAAAATAATTAGCCGAACAGCATGAAAAAAATAAGTTTTACAATTTTGGGTTTATCCTTTCTCGCCGTTGGCCTATTGTTTTCGCACAGCGTTTTTTCCGCGACCGTGAACACATCGGGGAGTGTTTCTTTGCCCAATCTAAATAAGGGTTTGGTGGGGTGGTGGACGTTTGATGGTAAAGATTTTCTTGATCCGACACATATAAAAGATACTTCCACAAATGGAAATATTGGCACCGTATCTAGTGGAATTAGAAAATTAACCGGGAAATTAGGGCAAGCGTTAAGTGGAAGTGGGACATCCGCCTGGGTTAATACCGGAAATGCGGCCTCCTTACAGGTTGATACGGGAACCTTATCACTTTGGTTAAAGGGCAGTAGTTTAAATGATGATGGACAACATAATCTTATTCAGAAAGCTAACGCTTATGGCATTTTTATGTTGGGTGGATTGTTGGAAACATATAGCTGGGGAGGTAGTGCAGGATTTAGAAATACTAATATTAATATAAGAGATAATAAGTGGCACCATATTGTAATGTCATTTCAAAGCGGAGTTACAAACGGAACGATATTTTATGTTGATGGTGTGCAGAGGTATTTAACAACTATTACAATTTCGGACCAGCTCGGCAGTTTTGATATTGGAGGTGCAAATTTGCTTGGTTCTCTTGATGACGTCCGCGTCTACAGTCGTGTCTTGTCTGTTTCCGAAGTCCAACAACTATACAAACAAGGCGGGGGGGTGATAGTAAATAAACCTGAAACCGCCAAACCAAATTTAAATTCGGGATTGGTGGGGTGGTGGACTTTTGATGGAAAGGAAACAACCGCTGTAACCACAACGGATAAAAGTAGAAATGGGATTGATGGAACGAGAATATCGGTTACTTCTGTTGCTGGCAAAATTGGCCAGGCGATGAAGTTTAACGGGACGACATCAAAAATAACTTTACCATCTTTTACGACTGGCGCCACACTTACACTGGCAGGGTGGTTTAAAACAACCAGCAATGACCAGCAATCAATTGTTAATAATTATTGGGACTCGAGGGGTTTGTATTTTGGCACAGTTGGCGGGAAG from Patescibacteria group bacterium includes these protein-coding regions:
- a CDS encoding LamG domain-containing protein translates to MKKLFTIISIFTFILAIGIIFVVLKPASATVLNTPTVNSTLSNGLVGWWTMDGKDSDAAAFFDKSGSGNVGVKNGGVGSVSGQIGQAAGSFNGSNYLNAGNSSTLNPSIITITAWIKIKTIAANNNTILVRGGADYSFETNNIGGGNETLAFYLNGYNAFRGNTGLTRNKWNFVAVSYDPNLASQNIKFYLNGVPDGTSVTSSPMVSTANYITIGARGGGAANFNLDDVRVYNRALSASEIQQLYTQGGGKINTADLVNAQLRNGLVGWWTMDGKDGSTDKSGHNLNGTNTAITKVAGKIGQAYKFDGTTSAVTLPSFTNTAVISRTAWIKTTSTAQQGVLDNYSNGAGIYFGLTSGVVFVYQNSGNPTGTSGTRTVTDGKWHHIAFTNDGTVSSFYLDGIFDRSTPQTLTAQASVGSIGYGSGAGGFAGSLDDIREYNRVLSATEIQELYKQGGGKINKTDLITAQLRNGLVGYWTMDGKDIDAGSVFDKSGLGNIGTRTGGTKLVSGKIGQAMNFNASDTGVSVAGSSITGTNVSRFAWIKIKNTDPATCGGGRCEIIGGVGSPYSLLEWDGSLSVYGYGFDTPAWVSVATTLVANRWYHVGFTYDGTRLRIFKNGVDIGGNNNAPGAMAAMGSLSVGYLSGVGRYFNGSIDDVRAYSRALSATEVMQLYKMGK
- a CDS encoding LamG domain-containing protein, encoding MPNLNKGLVGWWTFDGKDFLDPTHIKDTSTNGNIGTVSSGIRKLTGKLGQALSGSGTSAWVNTGNAASLQVDTGTLSLWLKGSSLNDDGQHNLIQKANAYGIFMLGGLLETYSWGGSAGFRNTNINIRDNKWHHIVMSFQSGVTNGTIFYVDGVQRYLTTITISDQLGSFDIGGANLLGSLDDVRVYSRVLSVSEVQQLYKQGGGVIVNKPETAKPNLNSGLVGWWTFDGKETTAVTTTDKSRNGIDGTRISVTSVAGKIGQAMKFNGTTSKITLPSFTTGATLTLAGWFKTTSNDQQSIVNNYWDSRGLYFGTVGGKMFSYSTYNSPEAFQGNAIIKDNKWHLGVYTLNGTKGRFYVDGILDKEIDQTRTTFTLAGAIGFGMGSPDYFNGLIDDVRVYNRALSAQEVQQLYKQGGGIITSKSETTKPNLNSGLVGHWTFDGKDWASPTVVLDKSVNKNNGTLNGGVTRVSGKFGQAMKLNGTNGFITSATTGFPTSSAAISFWAKVVNPASNTSIIYSGPLFNIHFPGWGGIYWDFGSTASGGRLSIAWDASWTNKWAFWTFTSQDGVGQKIFRNGIVIASDNDTATSSYGATFWIGDLPGYDSWDGTLDDLRIYNRALSTAEVTQLYKMGK